In Xiphophorus maculatus strain JP 163 A chromosome 2, X_maculatus-5.0-male, whole genome shotgun sequence, one genomic interval encodes:
- the LOC102219763 gene encoding achaete-scute homolog 1b-like: METATITTTQTAFTFGRATISLHAPAQDAAGPAAHPNASATVAFQSKTKVLKRQRSSSPELLRCKRRLSFNGLGYSIPQQQPVAVARRNERERNRVKQVNMGFQTLRQHVPNGAANKKMSKVETLRSAVEYIRALQQLLDEHDAVSAAFQCGLPSPTLSNSYSADPESPHSTYSSDEGGYEPLSSEEQELLDFTTWFDRY, translated from the coding sequence ATGGAAACTGCGACCATCACCACTACGCAGACAGCATTCACCTTCGGACGCGCCACCATCAGTCTGCACGCACCGGCCCAGGACGCAGCGGGACCCGCAGCGCACCCGAACGCCAGCGCGACAGTCGCCTTCCAGAGCAAAACCAAGGTGCTGAAGAGACAGCGCTCCAGCTCCCCGGAGCTTCTGCGCTGCAAGCGGCGCCTGAGCTTCAACGGCCTCGGCTACTCCATTCCACAACAGCAACCCGTGGCCGTGGCCCGGCGGAACGAGAGGGAGCGGAACCGGGTCAAGCAGGTCAACATGGGCTTCCAGACGCTGCGTCAGCACGTGCCGAACGGCGCCGCTAACAAGAAGATGAGCAAAGTAGAGACGCTCAGGTCCGCGGTGGAGTACATCAGggctctgcagcagctcctcgACGAGCACGACGCAGTCTCAGCCGCGTTCCAGTGCGGGCTGCCGTCCCCGACGCTCTCCAACAGCTACTCCGCCGACCCGGAGTCGCCTCACTCCACCTACTCGTCAGACGAAGGCGGCTACGAGCCTCTGAGCTCAGAGGAGCAGGAACTGTTGGACTTTACAACCTGGTTTGACAGATACTGA
- the irf7 gene encoding interferon regulatory factor 7 isoform X2, protein MQSPPKPQFASWLIEQVETGQYMGLCYVDQNKFRVPWKHNSRKDCNDEDSKIFRAWAVASGKINEFPNDKARWKTNFRCALNNLSQRFKMITDNSKNQDDPHKIYEIMNTDSNYEGMPMQESQEESDMTPDIFSPITEYFPTGNEHNLHQDFMALDLGNQSAEEQLWTRHNNPVLSCLTSTENLPQYLPADQTAYNQVNASPVISSPQPSSLYDLEISIHYRKKEMLKTTLHTNRLQLHYHSEDPKFNASYLCFPSTESLLDHKQIEYTNRILSSIQRGLLLEVHETGIYARRHDNCHVFASTSDPNVAHPNPQKLPKNTVVELLSFDKYVNELKHFKENNGRSPEYTINMCFGEKFPEGKPLEKKLVVVKVVPLICRYLHDMAQMEGASSLHSANVSLQISHNSLFDLISSVFSLPGAEEQLTIGVPFIDQTGNLISH, encoded by the exons ATGCAAAG TCCACCCAAGCCTCAGTTTGCCAGTTGGCTCATCGAGCAAGTGGAGACGGGCCAGTACATGGGGCTGTGCTACGTGGATCAAAACAAATTCAGAGTGCCGTGGAAGCACAACTCCAGGAAAGACTGCAACGATGAGGACAGTAAAATATTCCGG GCCTGGGCAGTGGCGAGTGGGAAAATCAACGAGTTCCCCAATGACAAGGCCAGATGGAAAACCAACTTCCGCTGTGCTCTTAACAACCTGTCTCAGCGCTTCAAGATGATCACAGATAATTCCAAGAATCAAGACGACCCTCATAAAATCTATGAGATTATGAACACTGACA GCAACTATGAAGGTATGCCAATGCAAGAATCCCAGGAGGAATCTGACATGACTCCAGATATATTCAGCCCAATCACGGAGTATTTTCCCACAGGAAATGAG CACAATCTGCATCAGGACTTCATGGCCCTGGATCTTGGCAACCAATCAGCAG AAGAGCAGTTGTGGACACGGCATAATAATCCTGTTCTCAGTTGTCTTACCTCAACTGAGAACCTTCCGCAATATTTACCAGCCGATCAGACGGCCTACAATCAAG TAAATGCTTCTCCGGTGATCAGTTCACCTCAGCCGTCCAGTCTGTACGACCTGGAGATCTCCATCCATTACAGGAAGAAGGAAATGCTGAAGACGACGCTACACACTAACCGTCTTCAGCTCCACTACCACAGCGAGGACCCCAAGTTCAACGCCTCTTATCTCTGCTTTCCTTCCACTGAGAGCCTACTGGACCATAAACAG ATTGAATACACCAACCGCATACTGAGCAGCATCCAGCGAGGCCTGCTCTTGGAGGTACATGAGACCGGTATCTATGCCAGGAGGCATGACAACTGCCACGTGTTTGCCAGCACCAGCGACCCCAACGTAGCTCATCCAAACCCCCAAAAATTGCCCAAAAACACAGTGGTGGAGCTCCTcagttttgacaaatatgtTAATG AGCTTAAACATTTCAAGGAGAACAATGGCCGCTCTCCTGAATACACCATCAACATGTGCTTTGGAGAGAAGTTTCCAGAGGGAAAACCGCTGGAAAAGAAGCTTGTCGTTGTGAAA GTGGTGCCTCTAATTTGTCGATATCTTCATGACATGGCCCAGATGGAGGGGGCTTCATCTCTTCACAGCGCCAACGTCAGCCTGCAGATTTCACACAACAGCCTCTTTGACCTcatcagctctgtgttttctctaCCAGGAGCTGAAGAGCAACTAACCATTGGTGTGCCTTTCATCGATCAGACTGGAAACTTGATTTCTCACTGA
- the phrf1 gene encoding PHD and RING finger domain-containing protein 1 → MDEDDSQDELINRSSSHSKGKRAALWAISDDSDDLDEESEEEDSDSGDDEEEHTANGEDDEEEDSEEEDDNEEEEDAKSGKGTFGGGSADFAEMSSDEDREKCPICLNSFSSQPVATPENCEHYFCFDCILEWTKNANSCPVDRIVFDNIYLRKSYGGKVKKIVTVQKPVKAGQEETVDLDLEQTNCEVCGGSDHEDRLLLCDGCDAGYHMECLTPPLDSVPVEEWFCPECEANNRQSRGSAEEISDTDSLFSTPRPATSRSRTHTAGPTRAIARTQQSERVRANVNRHRITQARTSQLAPTYLIQSTWLDETINAVVAGLNTAVYVRDITPRAPSSRRRKTGKRRKVRRKKTSSKGNNCQAEKTRVKRRKRRARKSKSRKKAIERKVATPRSRIANNLGIVKDKKSSSLPTVYRPSENTLSSMRADIGAASLSIYGDPFDLDPFVDHEEVEEQAQVTSLLEAKRRGISRSALRSHQPVARPVTAGLSSRRSVNVPHLAGVVEAAPVPDLLGSILSGQSILLMDSSDVVISRDGSLKASKPMMQPTPVPSSRNTSSSSDTSALNSPGCSYNLGDNSASLLHNGNPSGSSATSVNGLLTPSSSHLPSFMPSSANHYQSRPHSDLTSGVNPSLPPHPNRSVAANGMRALTEMPSSSAQPIQVSNFRDKGTTLSLSQPKKAPVKPTWVDVSVLPRIPKIKRENSSVTNDSTGHGGISDSSRGSSNSAGAGDGSGLPKSGMNSLSGDKGRQQSVDKQKGHSDGHKNRPERAGSSSAFSNSFASSSSTTPASQTRHASFSSSSAVSFRINSSGNSWHARRLSITSSTSAGSNVKEQWREKEEEAKKKQMHKDKKTLLASCTVTKEQDNIYDPFNPTLSDSSSSSDETEPTSLNFSSQFGTNRGKRSTLGNNKGSVPRRWDAIQVKTESEETEFSQEIPRSSQLTVTPEIIFPEHCIKVEKKSDLAEVKQEKQKLFIDTVIKKEPSSDEYESSDDRVVSESEIKGESADTTSLSYQHVKHIKAEENTPLRSGPSAGTSSRSLLNYRNDSSPSCSGSIVKKQMQETKSDDSPTCSSTLMGDLGHRKQTSKSSKDPSSSETDRGRREDLHALDKEGKKKEREKCREKDRSSRRSRSRERKRAHSTSDSSQPNSPDRVYRKKRRSRSRSKDKTKRRSRSCSSSSSREHSKMKKNKGKERNECTERSRVSKDRRHGRSRSKSRSKSRSRSRSRSKDRKRCLSRSRSRSRSRERRKDCAKQHATVSSRDKVDSRAKDGRQRINTGSRDRRKEEGSTSSTDKTSASHVSSSKRINLPQERKKEKEITQRSREKNKCAGVKKQELPSCSFVSQVKDEDKNFERRDIQAKEIPVELKNRKEIKKEKPQPVDMFEDCPIGKEIKSEEKDKPSLSVSQSDDEIMEDQNKTELYETTIIKSEASPTQDCPSPPVSSPPTLSTEDPLHDSVCQFQLSSLESDKQQNTAGAANPTKLEPSESDDDFNVDVMLDNLDHIKSEPAEGSGASAEEEKEAVEEKEEGEPTSAAAGSKSKTQVKRVTWNIQEPEGPQPEKSPSKLALYKLKLKQEGSRKPPLAVQASTQSTVCESSKKSVAGLLTANSSSEGLNPEELSTTEQREAEEGDLSRKDKYLKKLHMQERAVEEVKLAIKPFYQRRDINKDEYKEILRKAVLKVCHSKSGEINPVKVGNLIKAYVEKYKHTRRHKKGDDSAKVPEDQSEPLKLSDSP, encoded by the exons ATGGATGAAGACGACAGCCAAGATGAGCTGATTAACCGCAGTTCATCGCACAGCAAAGGAAAAAGAGCTGCATTATGGGCCATCTCAG ATGACTCAGATGATCTCGACGAGGAATCTGAAGAGGAAGACTCTGATAGTGGTGATGACGAAGAAGAACATACTGCAAATGGAGAAGACGATGAGGAGGAAGAtagtgaggaagaggatg ataatgaagaggaggaagatgctAAGTCAGGGAAAGGAACCTTTGGAGGAGGTTCTGCTGACTTTGCAGAGATGAGCTCAGACGAGGACAGAGAAAAGTGTCCCATCTGCCTGAACTCATTCAGTAGCCAACCTGTTGCAACACCAGAGAACTGTGAGCACTACTTCTGTTTTGACTGCATCCTAGAATGGACTAAG AATGCAAACTCATGTCCTGTGGACCGCATTGTCTTTGACAACATATATCTGAGGAAATCTTATGgaggaaaagtaaagaaaatt GTCACGGTTCAGAAGCCTGTGAAGGCAGGTCAGGAGGAAACGGTAGACTTGGACCTGGAGCAGACCAACTGTGAGGTGTGTGGGGGCAGTGACCACGAGGACCGACTTTTGCTCTGCGATGGGTGTGATGCGGG GTATCACATGGAGTGCCTCACGCCTCCTCTTGATTCTGTTCCTGTTGAGGAATGGTTTTGTCCTGAGTGTGAGGCCAACAATCGCCAGTCAA gaGGTTCAGCTGAGGAGATCAGTGACACAGACAGCCTGTTCTCTACTCCCCGTCCGGCCACCAGTAGGTCTCGAACTCACACCGCTGGTCCCACCAGGGCTATCGCCCGAACGCAACAGAGTGAGAGAGTTCGAGCCAACGTCAACCGACATCGCATAACCCAGGCACGCACATCGCAG TTGGCTCCAACATATCTGATTCAGTCGACTTGGCTAGATGAAACCATTAACGCTGTGGTTGCTGGACTCAACACCGCTGTGTATGTACGGGACATCACTCCTCGGGCGCCATCGAGTCGGAGACGCAAAACTG GAAAACGTAGAAAGGTGCGAAGAAAGAAGACATCTTCTAAGGGGAACAATTGtcaagcagaaaaaacaagagtCAAAAGGAGAAAACGAAGGGCAAGGAAGAGCAAATCTAGGAAAAAAGCT atTGAAAGAAAGGTAGCCACTCCAAGAAGCCGTATTGCCAATAATCTAGGAATTGTAAAGGATAAGAAGAGCTCTTCACTTCCAACAGTATACCGACCGTCAGAGAACACTTTGAGTAGCATGCGTGCCGACATTGGAGCCGCATCACTCTCCATCTATGGAGATCCATTTGACCTGGATCCATTTGTTGACCA TGAAGAGGTTGAAGAGCAAGCCCAGGTTACGTCGCTATTGGAGGCAAAAAGGCGAGGGATCTCTCGGTCTGCTCTTCGCTCTCATCAGCCTGTGGCTCGTCCAGTCACTGCAGGCCTCTCCAG TAGGAGAAGTGTGAACGTCCCTCACTTGGCGGGTGTTGTGGAAGCTGCTCCTGTCCCTGATCTACTCGGAAGCATCCTTTCTGGACAGAGCATCCTCCTGATGGACAGTTCTGATGTCGTCATTAGTCGAGATGGTTCTCTTAAAGCTTCAAAGCCAA TGATGCAACCTACACCAGTTCCAAGCAGCAGGAACACCAGTAGTTCAAGTGATACCAGCGCCCTCAACAGTCCAGGGTGTTCGTACAATTTAGGAGACAACTCTGCATCTCTGCTCCACAATGGGAATCCATCAGGATCCTCAGCTACCTCTGTGAATGGACTGTTGACACCAAGCTCATCTCATTTACCCTCCTTCATGCCCTCCTCTGCCAACCACTACCAATCGAGACCACATTCTGACTTAACCTCTGGAGTGAATCCGAGTTTGCCTCCTCATCCGAACAGATCAGTAGCAGCCAATGGCATGAGAGCCCTAACAGAAATGCCTTCTTCATCTGCTCAGCCCATCCAGGTTTCCAACTTTAGGGACAAAGGAACAACTCTGTCACTGTCCCAACCTAAGAAAGCTCCCGTTAAACCCACTTGGGTAGATGTGTCTGTGCTTCCTCGCATACCGAAGATAAAAAGAGAGAATAGTAGTGTCACAAATGACAGTACAGGTCATGGTGGCATTTCTGACAGTAGTAGAGGAAGTAGTAATTCTGCTGGTGCTGGCGATGGTTCTGGGTTGCCTAAAAGTGGCATGAACAGCCTTTCTGGGGACAAAGGAAGGCAACAGAGTGTTGATAAGCAGAAGGGCCACTCTGATGGCCATAAGAACAGGCCGGAAAGAGCCGGCTCATCATCAGCATTCTCAAATTCCTtcgcttcctcttcctccaccacTCCTGCAAGCCAGACTCGGCATGCgtcattttcttcatcttcgGCTGTAAGTTTTCGCATCAATTCCAGTGGGAACTCCTGGCACGCCAGGCGGCTCAGCATAACGTCATCCACTTCAGCTGGAAGCAACGTAAAAGAACAGTGGAgggaaaaagaagaggaagcaaaaaagaagcaaatgcacaaagacaagaaaacacttCTGGCATCTTGTACAGTCACCAAGGAGCAAGACAATATTTACGATCCTTTTAACCCCACGCTATCTGATTCAAGTAGCTCGAGCGACGAAACCGAGCCCACAAGCCTGAACTTCAGCTCTCAATTTGGCACTAACAGAGGGAAACGTTCTACTTTAGGAAACAACAAGGGTTCAGTGCCAAGACGTTGGGATGCAATTCAGGTGAAAACTGAATCAGAGGAGACAGAGTTTTCGCAGGAAATACCCAGGAGTTCACAGCTTACTGTAACACCAGAAATAATATTTCCGGAACATTGTATCAAAGTTGAAAAGAAATCCGATTTAGCCGAAGTTAAGCAGGAGAAGCAAAAGTTATTCATTGATactgtaattaaaaaagaacCAAGTTCAGATGAATATGAAAGTTCTGATGACAGGGTTGTAAGTGAGAGTGAGATAAAAGGTGAGAGTGCAGATACCACATCACTTTCTTATCAGCATGTTAAACACATAAAAGCAGAGGAAAATACTCCCCTCAGAAGTGGACCTTCTGCCGGAACTTCCAGTAGATCTCTTCTCAACTACAGGAATGATTCATCACCTTCCTGCTCGGGTTCCATCGTAAAGAAACAGATGCAAGAGACTAAATCAGATGATTCACCAACCTGTTCCAGTACACTGATGGGAGATTTGGGCCATAGGAAGCAAACCTCCAAATCGTCAAAGGATCCCAGTAGctcagagacagacagaggcaGAAGAGAAGACCTTCATGCCTTGGATAAGGAAGGCAAAAAGAAGGAAAGGGAAAAATGTAGGGAGAAAGACAGGAGCTCCAGGCGATCAAGAtcaagagaaagaaagagggcACACTCAACCTCTGACAGCTCCCAGCCCAACTCTCCAGACAGAGTTTACAGGAAGAAACGGCGGTCCAGATCACGGTCCAAAGACAAGACAAAGAGGCGGTCCAG atcTTGTTCGAGCTCTAGCAGCAGAGAGCATTCAAAGATGAAGAAGAATAAAGGTAAGGAGCGAAATGAATGCACAGAGAGAAGCAGAGTGTCCAAGGACAGAAGACATGGTCGATCACGTTCCAAGTCAAGGTCCAAGTCACGGTCTAGATCCAGATCAAGGTCTAAGGATCGTAAGCGTTGCTTATCTCGTTCAAGATCTCGGTCTAGATCTAGGGAAAGGAGGAAAGATTGTGCCAAGCAACATGCAACAGTCTCATCCAGAGATAAAGTGGATTCAAGAGCTAAAGATGGGAGACAAAGGATTAATACCGGCTCAAGAGACCGAAGGAAAGAGGAAGGATCGACCAGTAGTACAGACAAAACTTCAGCTTCACATGTTTCATCCTCgaaaagaataaatcttccacaggaaagaaaaaaagagaaggaaattaCACAAAGAAGCAGAGAGAAGAACAAATGTGCTGGAGTGAAAAAACAAGAGTTGCCTTCCTGTTCTTTTGTTTCTCAGgtaaaagatgaagacaaaaactttgaaagaaGAGATATTCAGGCTAAAGAAATCCCAgtagaattaaaaaatagaaaggaaatcaaaaaagaaaaaccgcAACCTGTGGATATGTTTGAAGATTGTCCCATTggtaaagaaattaaaagtgaagaaaaggATAAACCTTCCTTGTCAGTGTCCCAGAGCGATGATGAGATAATGGAGGATCAGAACAAGACAGAGTTGTATGAAACAACCATAATCAAATCTGAGGCAAGTCCCACACAGGACTGCCCTTCTCCGCCTGTCTCCTCACCTCCTACCCTGTCCACCGAAGACCCTCTCCATGACTCAGTATGTCAGTTTCAGCTAAGCTCATTAGAGtctgacaaacaacaaaacacagcgGGGGCGGCGAACCCTACAAAACTGGAACCTTCAGAGTctgatgatgattttaatgTGGATGTAATGCTGGACAATCTCGATCACATCAAATCGGAGCCTGCAGAGGGTAGTGGTGCAAGCGctgaagaggagaaagaagctgtggaggagaaggaagagggGGAGCCGACATCAGCTGCAGCGGGATCAAAGTCCAAGACTCAAGTGAAGCGTGTCACCTGGAACATACAGGAGCCAGAAGGACCTCAGCCAGAGAAATCTCCAAGCA AGCTAGCACTGTATAAGTTGAAGCTGAAGCAGGAAGGATCTCGCAAACCCCCTTTGGCTGTCCAGGCATCCACTCAG AGCACTGTGTGTGAGTCCTCAAAGAAAAGTGTTGCTGGTTTACTGACTGCTAATTCCAGCTCGGAAGGCCTCAACCCTGAGGAGTTATCAACCACTGAGcaaagagaagcagaagaaggGGATTTGTCAAGGAAAGACAAg TACCTCAAAAAGCTGCACATGCAGGAGAGAGCTGTTGAAGAAGTGAAGTTAGCCATCAAGCCTTTCTACCAAAGGAGAGACATCAACAAAGACGAGTACAAAGAGATTTTGCGTAAAGCTGTTCTAAAG GTGTGCCACAGCAAAAGTGGGGAAATCAACCCAGTGAAAGTGGGAAATCTGATCAAGGCGtatgtggaaaaatacaaacatacaaggagacataaaaaaggAGACGATTCAGCAAAGGTCCCTGAGGATCAGAGTGAGCCATTAAAACTATCTGACAGTCCATAA
- the irf7 gene encoding interferon regulatory factor 7 isoform X1 has translation MQSPPKPQFASWLIEQVETGQYMGLCYVDQNKFRVPWKHNSRKDCNDEDSKIFRAWAVASGKINEFPNDKARWKTNFRCALNNLSQRFKMITDNSKNQDDPHKIYEIMNTDSNYEGMPMQESQEESDMTPDIFSPITEYFPTGNEHNLHQDFMALDLGNQSAEEQLWTRHNNPVLSCLTSTENLPQYLPADQTAYNQAVNASPVISSPQPSSLYDLEISIHYRKKEMLKTTLHTNRLQLHYHSEDPKFNASYLCFPSTESLLDHKQIEYTNRILSSIQRGLLLEVHETGIYARRHDNCHVFASTSDPNVAHPNPQKLPKNTVVELLSFDKYVNELKHFKENNGRSPEYTINMCFGEKFPEGKPLEKKLVVVKVVPLICRYLHDMAQMEGASSLHSANVSLQISHNSLFDLISSVFSLPGAEEQLTIGVPFIDQTGNLISH, from the exons ATGCAAAG TCCACCCAAGCCTCAGTTTGCCAGTTGGCTCATCGAGCAAGTGGAGACGGGCCAGTACATGGGGCTGTGCTACGTGGATCAAAACAAATTCAGAGTGCCGTGGAAGCACAACTCCAGGAAAGACTGCAACGATGAGGACAGTAAAATATTCCGG GCCTGGGCAGTGGCGAGTGGGAAAATCAACGAGTTCCCCAATGACAAGGCCAGATGGAAAACCAACTTCCGCTGTGCTCTTAACAACCTGTCTCAGCGCTTCAAGATGATCACAGATAATTCCAAGAATCAAGACGACCCTCATAAAATCTATGAGATTATGAACACTGACA GCAACTATGAAGGTATGCCAATGCAAGAATCCCAGGAGGAATCTGACATGACTCCAGATATATTCAGCCCAATCACGGAGTATTTTCCCACAGGAAATGAG CACAATCTGCATCAGGACTTCATGGCCCTGGATCTTGGCAACCAATCAGCAG AAGAGCAGTTGTGGACACGGCATAATAATCCTGTTCTCAGTTGTCTTACCTCAACTGAGAACCTTCCGCAATATTTACCAGCCGATCAGACGGCCTACAATCAAG CAGTAAATGCTTCTCCGGTGATCAGTTCACCTCAGCCGTCCAGTCTGTACGACCTGGAGATCTCCATCCATTACAGGAAGAAGGAAATGCTGAAGACGACGCTACACACTAACCGTCTTCAGCTCCACTACCACAGCGAGGACCCCAAGTTCAACGCCTCTTATCTCTGCTTTCCTTCCACTGAGAGCCTACTGGACCATAAACAG ATTGAATACACCAACCGCATACTGAGCAGCATCCAGCGAGGCCTGCTCTTGGAGGTACATGAGACCGGTATCTATGCCAGGAGGCATGACAACTGCCACGTGTTTGCCAGCACCAGCGACCCCAACGTAGCTCATCCAAACCCCCAAAAATTGCCCAAAAACACAGTGGTGGAGCTCCTcagttttgacaaatatgtTAATG AGCTTAAACATTTCAAGGAGAACAATGGCCGCTCTCCTGAATACACCATCAACATGTGCTTTGGAGAGAAGTTTCCAGAGGGAAAACCGCTGGAAAAGAAGCTTGTCGTTGTGAAA GTGGTGCCTCTAATTTGTCGATATCTTCATGACATGGCCCAGATGGAGGGGGCTTCATCTCTTCACAGCGCCAACGTCAGCCTGCAGATTTCACACAACAGCCTCTTTGACCTcatcagctctgtgttttctctaCCAGGAGCTGAAGAGCAACTAACCATTGGTGTGCCTTTCATCGATCAGACTGGAAACTTGATTTCTCACTGA